A stretch of the Lactuca sativa cultivar Salinas chromosome 9, Lsat_Salinas_v11, whole genome shotgun sequence genome encodes the following:
- the LOC111918037 gene encoding glutaminyl-peptide cyclotransferase translates to MEKRPPKLLHTGHWSILALFNNPRIRSSSSSFPQILKSNVQLHMAAGSLRKKAHGKRSSLVKPQQPSPMPISSNSPFRTRKIVFLVSVVSALAVIALSWNTWSSFRSTDVVSEQIHSIEVVNEFPHDPAAFTQGLLYGGNDTLLESTGLNGRSSVREVDLQTGKIKALQNMDYSYFGEGLTLLGQRLYQVTWLEKTGFIYDRYDLTKFKKFTHNMKDGWGLATDGKVLFGSDGSSSLYHINPQTMKVITELVVKYKSYEVHNLNELEYINNEVWANIWQSDCIARISPVDGTVIGWILLPELREGLLASGNRIDVLNGIAWDVDKKRIFVTGKFWPKLYEIKLQPLRKHLRAPVEQMCLRAPVHFN, encoded by the exons ATGGAAAAACGGCCGCCGAAGCTACTCCACACCGGTCATTGGAGCATTTTAGCATTATTCAACAACCCCCGAATCAGATCGTCTTCCTCGTCTTTCCCCCAAATTCTCAAGTCAAATGTCCAACTCCACATGGCTGCCGGATCCTTGAGAAAGAAAGCTCATGGTAAGCGATCGAGCCTCGTTAAACCCCAACAACCATCTCCAATGCCTATCTCTTCTAATTCTCCTTTTCGAACCAGAAAGATCGTTTTCCTCGTTTCAGTCGTGTCCGCGTTAGCCGTGATTGCCCTTTCTTGGAATACCTGGAGTTCCTTCAGATCCACCGACGTTGTTTCTGAACAAATTCACTCAATCGAAGTCGTCAACGAGTTCCCTCACGACCCTGCTGCTTTCACACAG GGACTTTTGTATGGAGGGAACGATACATTATTGGAGTCAACAGGCCTCAATGGACGT TCATCAGTTAGGGAAGTTGATCTTCAGACTGGAAAG ATCAAAGCCCTGCAAAACATGGATTACTCTTATTTTGGAGAGGGTTTAACTCTTTTGGGTCAAAG GTTGTATCAAGTAACTTGGTTGGAGAAAACTGGTTTCATATATGACCGATATGATTTAACCAAA TTCAAAAAATTTACTCATAATATGAAAGATGGCTGGGGATTAGCAACAGATGGGAAGGTCCTATTTGGAAGTGATGGATCCTCTTCCTTATATCACATCAACCCTCAAACAATGAAAG TTATAACAGAGCTGGTGGTGAAATATAAAAGTTATGAGGTGCATAACCTCAATGAACTAGAGTACATAAATAATGAAGTTTGGGCAAATATTTGGCag AGTGACTGCATAGCTAGAATCTCACCCGTAGATGGAACAGTGATCGGATGGATTCTCCTTCCTGAATTGAG AGAGGGATTACTAGCATCCGGCAATAGAATTGACGTGTTAAATGGCATAGCATGGGATGTGGATAAAAAACGGATTTTTG TGACAGGGAAATTCTGGCCAAAGCTATACGAGATAAAGCTGCAGCCATTAAGGAAACATTTGCGGGCACCTGTTGAACAGATGTGCTTGCGGGCCCCAGTTCATTTCAATTGA
- the LOC111918036 gene encoding 40S ribosomal protein S10-1 gives MIIPEKNRKAISKYLFQEGVCYAKKDYNLAKHPDIDVPNLQVIKLMQSFKSKEYVRETFAWMHYYWYLTNDGIEFLRTYLNLPSDIVPATLKKSAKPLGRPMGGPPGDRPRGPSRFEGDRPRFGDRDGYRGGPRGPPGEFGGEKGGAPADYQPAFNRGAGGRPSFGRGGGGFGGGAGGAGAPPSSSFS, from the exons ATG aTTATACCGGAGAAGAATCGTAAGGCCATTTCCAAATACCTCTTTCAAG AGGGTGTTTGCTACGCTAAGAAGGATTACAATTTGGCGAAGCACCCAGACATCGATGTACCGAATTTGCAGGTGATTAAGCTTATGCAGAGCTTTAAATCGAAGGAATATGTCCGGGAGACATTTGCTTGGATGCATTACTACTGGTATCTCACCAACGATGGAATCGAGTTCCTCAGAACTTACCTCAATCTTCCATCTGACATCGTGCCTGCTACTTTGAAGAAGTCAGCCAAGCCCCTCGGACGTCCGATGGGTGGACCTCCCGGCGACCGTCCCCG CGGCCCTTCTAGATTTGAAGGTGATAGACCAAGATTCGGTGACAGGGATGGTTATCGCGGTGGTCCAAGAGGGCCTCCTGGGGAATTCGGCGGTGAAAAGGGTGGAGCTCCGGCCGACTATCAGCCTGCTTTTAACAGG GGTGCTGGTGGAAGACCCAGCTTTGGCCGTGGTGGTGGTGGATTTGGAGGTGGTGCTGGTGGTGCAGGTGCTCCACCAAGTTCAAGTTTTTCTTAA